In Deferrivibrio essentukiensis, a single window of DNA contains:
- the argC gene encoding N-acetyl-gamma-glutamyl-phosphate reductase, which translates to MRVGIIGATGYTGFELIKILARHSSAKISAVTSDSSAGSKISNIYPYLTKICDLTLESNNYNNISDKVDAVFLCLPHGASQDAASFFYKKGKLVIDLSADFRIKDQAVYEKTYNTPHNAADILEQSVYGIPEIFYNEIKQARLIANPGCYPTSVIVPLFPLLKERVVDNNFIVADSKSGVSGAGKNPSAKTHFCEVNEDFKPYGIFSHRHNPEIDFILSKALNNTHITFTPHLLPVNRGIESTIYLKKTSNIKLKTILEDYYKNSIFVRVRKDDSIPTIKDVSGTNFVDINIFEEGNIVIIVSCIDNLIKGASGQAVQNMNIAAGFDEKDGLL; encoded by the coding sequence ATGCGCGTTGGAATAATCGGAGCAACCGGATACACAGGGTTTGAATTAATCAAAATATTGGCAAGGCATTCTTCTGCTAAAATTTCAGCAGTTACAAGCGATAGCTCAGCCGGTAGCAAAATAAGCAATATATACCCGTATCTTACAAAAATTTGTGATTTAACTCTTGAATCGAATAATTATAATAACATATCAGATAAAGTCGATGCGGTATTTTTGTGTTTGCCACATGGTGCATCCCAGGATGCTGCCAGTTTTTTTTACAAAAAAGGTAAATTGGTAATAGATTTAAGTGCAGATTTTAGGATAAAAGACCAGGCAGTGTATGAAAAAACTTATAATACACCGCATAATGCTGCCGATATTCTTGAGCAAAGTGTTTATGGGATACCTGAAATATTTTATAATGAAATAAAACAGGCACGGCTAATTGCAAACCCTGGTTGTTACCCTACTTCTGTAATCGTCCCACTATTTCCACTGCTTAAAGAGAGGGTTGTTGATAATAATTTTATTGTAGCAGATTCTAAGTCAGGGGTAAGCGGAGCTGGAAAAAATCCTAGTGCAAAAACACATTTTTGTGAAGTAAATGAAGATTTTAAGCCCTACGGAATTTTTTCCCACAGGCATAACCCTGAAATAGATTTTATCCTTTCAAAAGCTCTAAATAATACGCATATTACATTCACGCCTCACTTACTCCCCGTTAACAGAGGGATAGAAAGTACAATTTATCTAAAAAAAACAAGCAATATAAAATTAAAAACCATCCTTGAAGATTACTATAAAAACTCTATATTCGTAAGGGTAAGAAAGGACGACTCAATCCCAACCATTAAGGATGTATCCGGGACAAATTTCGTGGATATAAACATTTTTGAAGAAGGAAATATTGTAATTATAGTAAGCTGTATCGACAATCTTATTAAAGGTGCGAGCGGTCAGGCAGTGCAAAATATGAACATAGCTGCCGGCTTTGATGAAAAGGACGGACTTTTATGA
- the argJ gene encoding bifunctional glutamate N-acetyltransferase/amino-acid acetyltransferase ArgJ: MKNQFNEIKNGGVCTPIGFSSAGISADIKGKNSTKKDLGILLSESPCTVAATFTENRVKAAPVIVCKDLLTKNDEFRGIIVNSGNANACTGKQGIENTLNIIKHYENKLKLPPNSLLMASTGVIGNQLPANKFIDKSNELIENIEDYHDGFNEAIMTTDSYSKSIAVLVETENGAYVIGGAAKGAGMISPSMATMLAFITTDALIDKNTLSKALSNAVGNSFNKITVDGDMSTNDSVYIFANGLSGIAINSADDLKKFEAALTFVCLTLAKMIVKDGEGATKLVEIEIKNAKTEEDAKKCAFKIANSPLVKTMFFGADPNWGRLLASVGASLIEIDPDNIDIYFNKLHYVSKSTIIDVNIENKAHEIMKNNEYKITIDLNVGKKSFSVYTCDLTYEYVKINTDYRT; this comes from the coding sequence ATGAAAAATCAGTTTAACGAAATTAAAAACGGTGGGGTATGCACACCTATCGGTTTCAGCTCTGCAGGAATTTCTGCTGATATTAAAGGTAAAAACAGTACAAAAAAGGATTTAGGGATACTTTTAAGTGAGTCCCCCTGTACTGTAGCTGCAACTTTTACGGAAAACAGAGTCAAAGCTGCCCCGGTAATTGTCTGTAAAGATTTACTCACCAAAAATGACGAGTTTAGAGGAATAATCGTAAATAGCGGCAACGCAAATGCCTGCACGGGTAAGCAAGGAATAGAAAATACGCTTAACATTATTAAGCATTATGAAAATAAATTAAAATTACCACCCAACTCACTTTTAATGGCTTCAACAGGTGTGATAGGAAATCAACTGCCTGCCAATAAGTTTATTGATAAGTCGAATGAATTAATAGAAAATATTGAAGATTATCACGACGGCTTTAATGAAGCTATTATGACCACAGACTCCTATTCCAAAAGCATTGCTGTCCTTGTAGAAACTGAAAACGGTGCATATGTAATAGGTGGTGCGGCAAAAGGTGCCGGAATGATATCTCCATCTATGGCCACTATGTTGGCATTTATCACTACCGATGCATTAATCGACAAAAATACTCTATCAAAAGCGTTAAGCAATGCAGTAGGAAATAGCTTTAACAAAATTACTGTTGACGGGGATATGAGTACAAACGACTCTGTTTATATTTTTGCCAATGGACTCAGTGGGATAGCAATTAATTCCGCTGACGACTTAAAAAAGTTTGAAGCTGCTTTGACTTTCGTATGCCTGACTCTTGCAAAAATGATAGTAAAAGATGGTGAAGGCGCAACTAAACTTGTAGAAATAGAAATTAAAAATGCTAAAACTGAGGAAGATGCTAAAAAATGTGCTTTTAAAATAGCGAATTCTCCACTCGTTAAAACTATGTTTTTCGGCGCTGATCCAAACTGGGGAAGACTTTTGGCGTCAGTGGGAGCATCACTAATAGAGATTGATCCGGATAACATTGATATATATTTTAACAAACTACACTATGTGTCAAAATCGACAATTATTGATGTTAATATTGAAAATAAAGCTCACGAAATTATGAAAAACAACGAGTACAAAATAACAATTGACTTAAACGTAGGAAAAAAATCTTTTAGTGTCTACACTTGCGACTTGACATATGAATATGTAAAAATTAATACTGATTACAGGACATAA
- a CDS encoding gamma-glutamylcyclotransferase family protein, producing the protein MKFVDKIFFYGQLKSDGIFFPMYKKYVLNIEKGYTYGTLYKYQNRPVYIPQGNNKIHGEILTFFNTKAVFKLLDNVEYYLKRVLGKCYRAHNDSCIDAYIYIIEDVDKSELSEIATGIWVN; encoded by the coding sequence ATGAAATTTGTAGATAAAATCTTTTTTTACGGGCAATTAAAATCTGACGGTATTTTCTTCCCTATGTATAAAAAGTATGTTTTAAACATTGAAAAAGGTTATACATACGGAACTCTTTACAAATATCAAAACAGACCTGTTTATATTCCTCAGGGGAATAATAAAATTCATGGGGAAATTTTAACTTTTTTCAACACAAAAGCAGTGTTTAAGCTCCTTGATAATGTGGAATACTACCTAAAGCGTGTTTTGGGGAAGTGCTATAGAGCACATAATGACTCGTGCATTGATGCGTATATTTATATAATTGAAGATGTAGATAAAAGCGAATTGTCGGAAATCGCTACCGGCATTTGGGTAAATTAA
- the gatB gene encoding Asp-tRNA(Asn)/Glu-tRNA(Gln) amidotransferase subunit GatB — translation MDFEAVIGLEVHVQLGTDSKIFCSCSTKFGSQSNSNVCPVCLGMPGVLPVLNKKVVEYTTKAGLALNCRINKKNIFARKNYFYPDLPKGYQISQYELPICEHGYIDINIDGKVKRIGITRIHMEEDAGKSIHGENLGDSSSSFIDLNRTGVPLMEIVSEPDMRSGEEAKEYLQKLKSILEYIEVSDCNMEEGSLRCDANISVRPVGQKEFGTKTEIKNMNSFKNVQKAIEYEIKRQIKVIKEGGKIVQETRLWDPDKNVTISMRSKEEAHDYRYFPDPDLVPLVLDDDFIESIRETLPILPDELKEKFINDYRLPEYDASVLTSVKSYATYFEETVNLVNSPKKVSNWIMSELLRVVNDKGCDIFDAGITPEYLAEIVKLIDEGKISGKIAKDVFEEVIETGKNPSVIIEEKGLVQISDDSELESIICKIIENSPKEAERFRNGEQKLMGFFVGQVMKETKGKANPKLVNEIINKLLS, via the coding sequence ATGGATTTTGAAGCGGTTATCGGTTTGGAGGTTCATGTTCAGCTTGGAACTGATTCAAAAATATTTTGCAGTTGCTCTACAAAATTTGGTTCTCAGTCAAATTCAAATGTTTGCCCTGTATGTCTTGGGATGCCGGGGGTGTTGCCCGTTTTAAATAAAAAAGTAGTTGAATACACCACAAAAGCGGGACTTGCATTAAACTGCAGAATAAACAAAAAAAATATCTTTGCCAGAAAAAATTACTTTTATCCTGATTTGCCAAAAGGTTATCAAATATCTCAATATGAGTTGCCTATTTGTGAGCATGGATATATCGATATAAACATTGACGGCAAAGTAAAAAGAATAGGTATAACAAGAATACATATGGAAGAAGATGCCGGAAAATCAATACACGGCGAAAATCTCGGAGACTCTTCTTCGAGCTTTATCGATTTAAACAGGACAGGTGTACCCCTTATGGAAATAGTCAGTGAACCTGACATGAGAAGCGGAGAGGAAGCTAAAGAGTATTTGCAAAAGCTCAAATCTATACTTGAATATATAGAAGTCTCTGACTGCAATATGGAAGAAGGCTCACTAAGATGTGATGCCAATATTTCAGTGCGTCCAGTTGGCCAAAAAGAGTTTGGCACAAAAACAGAAATAAAAAATATGAATTCATTTAAAAATGTTCAAAAAGCTATCGAATATGAGATAAAAAGACAAATCAAAGTAATAAAAGAAGGCGGGAAAATAGTCCAGGAAACAAGGCTATGGGACCCGGATAAAAATGTAACAATTTCGATGCGAAGCAAAGAAGAAGCTCATGACTACAGATATTTTCCAGACCCTGATTTGGTACCTTTAGTACTTGATGACGATTTTATTGAAAGTATAAGAGAAACTCTCCCAATTTTACCAGATGAATTAAAAGAAAAATTTATCAACGATTATAGACTGCCGGAATATGATGCATCTGTATTAACCAGTGTAAAATCTTATGCAACATACTTTGAAGAAACAGTTAATCTCGTAAATAGCCCTAAAAAAGTGTCAAACTGGATAATGTCAGAACTATTGAGAGTGGTAAACGATAAAGGCTGTGACATTTTTGATGCAGGGATAACTCCGGAATACCTTGCAGAAATCGTAAAACTAATTGATGAAGGTAAGATAAGCGGTAAAATTGCAAAAGATGTTTTTGAAGAAGTGATTGAAACTGGCAAAAATCCTTCAGTTATTATTGAAGAAAAGGGGCTGGTGCAGATATCAGATGACAGTGAGCTTGAGTCAATAATATGTAAAATCATAGAAAACTCTCCAAAAGAAGCCGAACGTTTTAGAAATGGTGAACAAAAATTGATGGGATTTTTTGTTGGCCAAGTAATGAAAGAGACAAAAGGGAAAGCTAATCCAAAGCTGGTCAATGAAATTATAAATAAACTATTATCATAA
- the mce gene encoding methylmalonyl-CoA epimerase, with translation MLNKIDHIGVAVKNLENSLAFYESMGAKPYHFEEVASQKVKVAFIKIGESNIELLEPTSEDSPIFKYIEKNGEGIHHICYDVQDLGKALEMLKKDGFKLINETPLKGAHHKLVAFVHPKSTNGVLTELSMDEK, from the coding sequence ATGTTAAACAAAATAGACCATATTGGAGTCGCAGTAAAAAATCTTGAAAATTCTCTCGCATTTTATGAAAGCATGGGGGCTAAACCATACCATTTTGAAGAGGTTGCAAGTCAAAAAGTAAAAGTTGCTTTCATTAAGATTGGTGAAAGTAATATTGAATTGTTGGAACCTACTTCTGAAGACAGCCCCATATTCAAATATATAGAAAAAAATGGTGAGGGGATTCATCATATTTGTTATGATGTTCAAGATTTAGGTAAGGCACTTGAAATGTTAAAGAAAGATGGGTTTAAATTAATAAACGAAACTCCTCTAAAAGGTGCACATCACAAATTGGTGGCTTTCGTTCATCCCAAGTCAACCAACGGAGTTTTAACCGAACTTTCTATGGATGAGAAATAG
- a CDS encoding epoxyqueuosine reductase QueH, giving the protein MKILLHQCCGPCSIYPIEILLENGFDVTTYFYNPNIHPMHELYKRLNGAIDVSRYYNLKCLVSNEYGLTVFLNSEFLDSRKRCSFCYDIRIKNVAKYAAEKGYDCFSSSLLYSKYQNHEEIIKICEKYSKKYNVGFYYYDFREGWKTGIEKSKSMEIYRQQYCGCIFSETDRYDKQLSNQLINRIESDNSVEAV; this is encoded by the coding sequence ATGAAAATATTGCTCCATCAGTGCTGTGGCCCCTGTTCTATTTACCCTATTGAAATATTACTCGAAAATGGTTTCGATGTAACAACTTACTTTTACAATCCCAATATCCATCCTATGCACGAATTATATAAAAGACTAAACGGAGCAATAGATGTTTCCCGTTATTATAATTTAAAATGTTTGGTATCAAATGAATACGGTTTAACAGTATTTTTAAACAGTGAATTTTTAGACAGCAGAAAAAGATGCTCATTCTGTTATGATATAAGAATTAAAAATGTTGCAAAGTATGCTGCAGAAAAGGGTTATGATTGTTTTTCCTCTTCACTTCTGTATAGTAAATATCAAAACCATGAAGAAATTATCAAAATTTGTGAAAAATACTCCAAAAAATACAATGTAGGTTTTTACTACTATGACTTCAGAGAAGGTTGGAAAACAGGGATTGAAAAATCAAAAAGTATGGAAATCTACAGGCAACAATATTGCGGATGTATATTCAGCGAAACTGACAGATATGACAAACAATTAAGTAATCAACTAATTAATAGGATTGAATCTGACAACTCTGTGGAGGCTGTATGA
- a CDS encoding DUF2905 family protein: MNPGIGRMLILLGVIFIIAGFIFIAGEKIGLGRLFGDIYFKKGNFSFYFPLTTSIIISIILTILLNIFFRK; encoded by the coding sequence ATGAACCCAGGTATAGGACGGATGTTAATTCTTTTAGGGGTAATATTTATAATCGCAGGGTTTATTTTTATCGCAGGAGAAAAAATAGGATTAGGAAGATTATTTGGAGATATTTATTTTAAGAAAGGAAATTTCAGTTTCTATTTTCCCCTTACTACATCAATAATCATAAGTATAATATTGACCATACTCTTAAATATCTTTTTCAGAAAATAA
- a CDS encoding cold-shock protein — protein sequence MSNTGTVKWFNDSKGYGFITSSTGEDVFVHYSAITMEGFKSLKEGDKVTFEVVEGPKGPQAANVSKA from the coding sequence ATGAGTAACACAGGTACCGTTAAGTGGTTCAACGATTCAAAAGGCTATGGTTTTATCACTAGTTCAACTGGAGAGGATGTATTCGTACATTACTCAGCTATCACAATGGAAGGCTTCAAGTCTTTAAAAGAGGGTGATAAGGTTACATTTGAAGTAGTAGAAGGACCAAAAGGACCACAAGCAGCTAATGTTTCAAAAGCATAA
- a CDS encoding NAD(P)-dependent oxidoreductase, which yields MKISFVGLGKLGSAIATNLSSYYDIVGFNRTFEKVKNVKIKASSLKEIAENDIIILNLSDSIAVDEILFGENGLINFGLNNKIIIDTTTNHFESVLNFHQKLSDLNSSYVEAPVIGSVVPALNGQLTVLASCGDDVFGKIEHILKHIGKKVIHFTKEGLATKLKLINNLVMSNIMFAISEALAFGEKIGIEKNNIMEVLENGAGNSLIFNAKKEKLLTENFDAHFDLKTLLKDLNYADEMFEKYSLPILSNCTKNIYSIASNMGYSEKDFSSIYMFLKNIKGDK from the coding sequence ATGAAAATTTCATTCGTAGGTCTTGGAAAGCTTGGCTCTGCAATAGCTACTAACCTTAGTAGTTACTATGATATTGTGGGTTTTAACAGGACTTTTGAAAAAGTAAAAAATGTAAAAATCAAGGCAAGTAGTCTTAAAGAGATTGCAGAAAACGATATTATTATTCTTAACCTTTCTGACAGCATAGCGGTTGATGAGATTCTATTTGGAGAAAATGGTCTTATCAATTTTGGTTTAAATAATAAAATCATAATAGATACCACTACAAATCATTTTGAAAGTGTTTTAAATTTTCATCAAAAACTTTCTGATTTAAACTCTTCTTATGTTGAAGCTCCCGTTATTGGAAGTGTAGTCCCTGCTTTAAACGGTCAGCTTACAGTCCTTGCTTCATGCGGGGATGATGTTTTTGGAAAAATAGAGCATATTTTAAAACACATTGGAAAAAAAGTTATTCACTTTACCAAAGAGGGGTTGGCAACAAAGCTGAAGCTGATAAACAATCTCGTAATGTCAAATATTATGTTTGCAATTTCTGAAGCACTCGCCTTTGGTGAAAAAATAGGTATTGAAAAAAACAATATTATGGAAGTTTTAGAAAATGGTGCGGGCAACTCATTAATATTTAATGCTAAAAAAGAAAAACTTTTAACTGAAAACTTTGATGCTCACTTTGATTTGAAAACACTTTTAAAAGATTTAAACTATGCGGATGAAATGTTTGAGAAATATAGCCTGCCTATCTTGAGTAATTGTACTAAAAATATATATAGTATAGCCTCAAATATGGGGTATTCTGAAAAAGATTTTAGCTCAATTTATATGTTTCTTAAAAATATAAAGGGCGACAAATAG
- the hcp gene encoding hydroxylamine reductase, with translation MFCYQCSEASKGVGCNIKGVCGKNDEVATLQDCLVYTLKGLSYVAIKAREKGINTEEADLFVLEGLFSTITNVNFDPERFVEYNKKALKLRDELAEKVGDLSGAPDAVTWKSNQTKEDFLAKGTAVGVLSEANEDIRSLKELIIYGLKGVAAYADHAYVLKYKNSEITEFTEKALVETLRKDITVDELVALTLKTGEIAVKTMALLDEANTTKYGKPEITEVYTGLYEGPGILVSGHDLLDLEELLIQTEGTGVKVYTHGEMLPAHAYPEFKKYKHLAGNFGTAWFNQTKEFPLFNGPILFTTNCIVPPKDEYKDRIFTTGLVGWPGIKHIPNAPEGKMKDFSAMIQMAKDLGGLTPIEGKKIVIGFAHDQVLSLADKVIDAVQSGAIKRFVVMAGCDGRLKEREYYTELAKKLPKEAVILTAGCAKYRYNMLDLGDIGGIPRVLDAGQCNDSYSLAYIALKLKEALGLDDINDLPISYDIAWYEQKAVCVLLALLYLGVKGIRLGPVLPAFLSPNVAKVLVENFDIKPIGSVDEDLEAIMAGK, from the coding sequence ATGTTTTGTTATCAATGTTCAGAAGCGTCAAAAGGTGTAGGATGTAATATTAAAGGGGTATGTGGTAAAAATGACGAAGTAGCTACCCTGCAAGATTGTTTGGTTTATACCCTAAAAGGTCTATCATATGTGGCAATCAAAGCCAGAGAAAAAGGTATTAATACTGAAGAGGCGGATTTATTTGTATTGGAAGGGCTTTTTTCTACAATTACAAACGTGAATTTTGACCCTGAGAGATTTGTTGAATACAACAAAAAAGCATTAAAATTAAGAGATGAATTGGCTGAGAAAGTTGGCGATTTAAGCGGTGCTCCTGATGCAGTTACATGGAAATCAAATCAGACTAAAGAAGATTTTCTTGCAAAAGGTACTGCAGTAGGCGTTTTGTCTGAAGCAAATGAAGATATCAGGTCACTGAAAGAGCTTATTATCTACGGACTTAAAGGTGTTGCAGCGTATGCTGACCATGCATATGTGTTAAAGTATAAAAATAGTGAAATAACTGAATTTACTGAAAAAGCACTTGTTGAAACTTTGAGAAAAGATATTACTGTTGATGAGTTGGTTGCATTGACACTTAAAACAGGTGAGATAGCGGTTAAAACTATGGCACTACTTGATGAAGCTAATACTACAAAATATGGCAAGCCTGAAATTACGGAAGTGTATACAGGATTATATGAAGGTCCCGGTATTCTTGTGAGCGGTCACGACCTTTTGGATTTGGAAGAGCTTTTGATTCAGACCGAAGGCACAGGCGTGAAGGTATACACACATGGTGAGATGCTTCCTGCTCATGCTTATCCTGAGTTTAAAAAGTATAAGCATTTGGCCGGCAATTTTGGGACAGCTTGGTTTAATCAGACAAAAGAATTTCCTCTTTTTAACGGTCCCATCCTTTTTACAACTAACTGTATTGTTCCACCAAAGGACGAATATAAAGATAGAATATTTACAACAGGGCTTGTTGGCTGGCCTGGTATAAAACATATCCCAAATGCGCCTGAAGGGAAAATGAAAGACTTTTCTGCAATGATTCAAATGGCTAAAGATTTGGGCGGACTTACTCCTATTGAAGGGAAAAAGATAGTTATCGGTTTTGCTCATGACCAGGTATTAAGCCTTGCTGATAAAGTTATTGATGCCGTTCAGAGTGGTGCAATAAAAAGATTTGTAGTAATGGCTGGTTGTGACGGAAGGTTGAAAGAGAGAGAATACTATACTGAGCTTGCTAAAAAGCTTCCTAAAGAGGCTGTAATTTTGACTGCCGGTTGTGCAAAATACAGATACAATATGCTTGACTTAGGTGATATTGGTGGTATCCCAAGAGTGCTTGATGCAGGCCAGTGTAACGACTCATATTCGTTAGCCTATATTGCATTGAAATTAAAAGAGGCTTTAGGGCTTGATGATATAAATGACTTGCCGATTTCATATGATATTGCATGGTATGAGCAAAAAGCTGTATGTGTACTATTGGCACTTCTTTACTTAGGTGTTAAAGGTATCAGGCTTGGACCAGTCCTTCCTGCATTTTTATCACCAAATGTTGCCAAAGTATTGGTAGAAAACTTCGACATTAAGCCAATCGGCTCAGTAGATGAAGATTTAGAAGCAATAATGGCAGGAAAATAA
- a CDS encoding LysE/ArgO family amino acid transporter, with amino-acid sequence MTFYGSFINGFTLGFSLILAIGAQNAFVLKQGIKNNHIFLICIICALSDAFLIFVGVSGLGFIVKKMPMLLVVTKYFGVIFLTYYGLLNLYSALTKSHSLEMTNQVNSNIKSIIILTLGFTWLNPHVYLDTVLLLGSISVQYGNYKYYFVIGAMLASFVFFFSLGYGAKLFAPIFQRQLSWKILELIIGITMLIIALKIYNIPFNNL; translated from the coding sequence ATGACTTTTTATGGTTCATTTATAAACGGATTTACACTGGGGTTTTCATTAATACTGGCTATAGGTGCACAAAATGCCTTCGTTTTAAAGCAAGGAATCAAAAATAATCATATTTTTTTAATATGCATTATCTGTGCATTGTCAGATGCCTTTCTTATATTTGTTGGTGTTTCAGGACTTGGCTTCATAGTAAAAAAAATGCCTATGCTATTAGTGGTTACTAAATATTTTGGTGTAATTTTTTTAACATATTATGGATTATTAAATTTATACTCTGCTTTAACTAAGTCACATTCATTAGAAATGACAAATCAAGTTAATAGCAATATTAAAAGTATTATAATATTAACATTAGGTTTTACCTGGCTTAACCCTCACGTTTACTTAGACACAGTCTTATTGTTGGGCTCTATTTCTGTTCAATATGGCAATTATAAGTATTATTTTGTCATTGGTGCTATGCTTGCCTCTTTCGTATTTTTCTTCTCCTTAGGTTATGGTGCAAAATTATTTGCTCCTATTTTTCAAAGGCAACTCTCCTGGAAAATACTTGAATTGATTATAGGTATTACGATGTTGATTATCGCCTTGAAAATTTACAATATACCATTTAATAATCTTTAG
- a CDS encoding branched-chain amino acid aminotransferase, whose translation MKINLKLKDSSERLQSQLAPKEKLPFGKLRTDHMFVADYIDNEWKNAHVIPYSDFSIAPGAIVLHYAQAIFEGAKAFMHPDNEIYTFRVDKNAERLNISADCLCMPNIPVDFQIEAIHTLIDVDRLWFPLQEGASLYIRPFMFSVDDSLGVHPGAKYKFAVILSPSGPYYPDGFSKPIRLLITKKFHRATPGGTGYAKAAGNYAASLRAGEFAKKFGANQVLYLDTTNTYIEEAGAMNHYHITADGTVVIPEFTDTILKSITSLSIIELANELGLNVIQKRIKIDEFINDVKAGKIVEAGGFGTAAVISPVGEYVFEDGTSLTVGNGQIGPISKKIYEYYTGLQYGKIKDKKGWLKKVERKHA comes from the coding sequence ATGAAGATAAATTTAAAATTAAAAGATAGCTCAGAGAGACTTCAGTCACAACTTGCTCCAAAAGAGAAATTACCTTTTGGAAAACTTCGTACTGACCATATGTTTGTGGCAGATTATATCGATAACGAATGGAAAAATGCTCATGTTATACCATATTCTGACTTCAGTATTGCACCAGGCGCAATTGTTCTTCATTATGCTCAAGCAATTTTTGAAGGTGCTAAGGCTTTTATGCACCCTGATAACGAAATTTATACCTTTAGAGTTGACAAAAATGCTGAACGATTAAACATTTCAGCGGACTGTCTTTGTATGCCAAATATTCCTGTAGATTTTCAGATTGAAGCTATACATACATTAATAGATGTTGATAGACTGTGGTTTCCATTGCAGGAAGGTGCCTCACTCTACATTAGACCTTTTATGTTTTCAGTGGATGATTCCTTAGGCGTGCACCCGGGTGCAAAATATAAATTTGCTGTTATTCTTTCTCCAAGCGGCCCTTACTATCCTGATGGTTTTTCAAAGCCTATTAGGTTATTAATTACTAAAAAATTTCATAGAGCTACCCCAGGTGGCACTGGCTATGCAAAAGCTGCCGGTAATTATGCCGCTTCTCTCAGAGCTGGTGAGTTTGCAAAAAAATTCGGAGCAAATCAGGTATTATACCTTGATACTACAAACACATACATTGAAGAAGCGGGAGCTATGAACCACTATCACATAACTGCTGACGGCACTGTTGTTATACCTGAATTTACAGATACAATTTTAAAATCTATAACATCTCTATCAATTATTGAGCTTGCTAATGAACTTGGTTTAAATGTTATTCAGAAAAGAATAAAAATAGATGAGTTTATAAATGACGTAAAAGCTGGTAAAATTGTCGAAGCAGGCGGCTTTGGCACTGCTGCAGTAATTTCACCTGTGGGTGAATATGTTTTTGAAGACGGTACATCTTTAACTGTCGGCAACGGTCAGATTGGTCCTATCTCTAAAAAGATATATGAATATTATACCGGTCTGCAATATGGTAAAATTAAGGATAAAAAAGGTTGGTTAAAAAAGGTTGAAAGGAAGCATGCCTAA